In the Octadecabacter sp. SW4 genome, one interval contains:
- a CDS encoding NADH-quinone oxidoreductase subunit A, producing MSELAQYAILFGLTLGVLGFVLSMYALARAIGRSHPEPAKDVPATAGTLSRDPVWVRYHAKYYGYALLFLAFDMEMAFMYPWAVVYREEGLVALLDMGVFLAVLFLGLLYGWSQGALRRQ from the coding sequence ATGAGCGAACTCGCCCAATACGCTATCCTTTTCGGGCTAACCCTTGGCGTGCTGGGCTTTGTTCTTAGCATGTACGCTTTAGCGCGCGCCATCGGCCGCAGCCATCCCGAACCCGCCAAGGATGTTCCCGCGACCGCCGGTACCCTGTCGCGCGATCCTGTCTGGGTGCGCTATCACGCCAAATACTACGGCTACGCGCTGCTGTTTCTCGCCTTCGACATGGAGATGGCCTTTATGTATCCGTGGGCAGTGGTTTATCGCGAGGAAGGTCTCGTGGCGCTGCTTGATATGGGCGTGTTCCTGGCGGTTCTGTTTCTCGGGTTGCTTTACGGCTGGTCCCAGGGCGCGTTGAGGCGACAATGA
- a CDS encoding heavy metal-binding domain-containing protein codes for MKMQSGKILSGAREGVIGGLRGLVALAMARDLCAFVVPGADVARAQGLDLAAAGLHRADTPRQANVLLIAGPLPPALVDAACVVWAQMPRPRAILALGAGDIAPLPKADVVGPLSQDGLDAGLADLRDAFVSGAFAAHVVDFEAPALTTRIEYTCPMHPEVVSDEPGKCPKCGMFLVEREVSGAAPASHEGHEGHEGHEGHEGHEGHEGHEGHEGHEGHEGHEGHEGHEGHEGHEGHEGHEGHEGHEGHEGHEGHEGHEGHEGHEGHEGHEGHEGHEGHEGHEGHEKSAGPPAQAENTGHSAHNTHKSVEPATYTCPMHPEVVSDESGSCPKCGMDLVPQSEAGDHGHHDHGDHAATAQKAETYTCPMHPEVTSDSPGSCPKCGMDLVPQGEGGDHGHHHKHGHGDHTAEAQKAETYTCPMHPEVTSDSVGSCPKCGMDLVPQGEGGDHGHHHKHGHGDHTAEAQKAETYTCPMHPEVTSDSAGSCPKCGMDLVLQGKAGDHSHHHHGHHTGGDAQGGHSGHDTTGEHGGDGGHGGHGAPPDIPGIEPHFMSMVDLTEGKPVSPDGLIMEWIDAPFGPFFPGLPGGLGLMLTLDGDSVAQANASSLAAAPPAPGFAAKDLADRLAALSPLAPVALRELACRALEDAAGTAPGPDVAKARAAAMERERVASHLGWLADLARQTGLSWLERRAATLQWGLRMADVQEIARRAPAVHALIARYRRAPLLRDKLAGIGRIDLSGTKISGPVARASGIETDARAGEPAYGALEFATLTWDGGDAWARLLHRLDEIGQSLDLIARAGAIALPAAPEKLPTDGHGMASVETPRGKAALHLNLTGGAVETLHLTTPFAALAATVGPMTQQMELAEALSAIGSLDLDPWGGAA; via the coding sequence ATGAAGATGCAGTCAGGCAAAATACTGTCAGGCGCCCGCGAAGGGGTGATCGGGGGCCTGCGCGGGCTGGTCGCACTGGCGATGGCGCGCGATCTTTGCGCCTTTGTGGTGCCGGGCGCGGATGTAGCGCGCGCTCAAGGGCTGGATCTCGCCGCCGCCGGGCTGCATCGCGCCGACACCCCCCGCCAAGCGAACGTCCTGCTGATTGCCGGGCCGTTGCCGCCCGCCCTTGTCGATGCCGCTTGTGTGGTCTGGGCCCAGATGCCGCGACCGCGCGCGATCCTGGCGCTGGGGGCCGGTGATATCGCGCCGCTGCCAAAGGCCGATGTCGTTGGTCCGTTGTCGCAAGACGGGCTGGACGCGGGCCTGGCAGATCTGCGTGACGCCTTTGTCTCTGGCGCCTTTGCCGCCCATGTGGTTGATTTCGAGGCCCCCGCACTGACCACGCGGATCGAATACACCTGTCCGATGCACCCCGAGGTGGTCTCGGACGAACCCGGCAAATGCCCGAAATGCGGTATGTTTCTGGTCGAACGCGAGGTGTCGGGCGCGGCCCCGGCCAGCCATGAAGGCCATGAAGGCCATGAAGGCCATGAAGGCCATGAGGGCCATGAGGGCCATGAGGGCCATGAGGGCCATGAGGGCCATGAGGGCCATGAGGGCCATGAGGGCCATGAGGGCCATGAGGGCCATGAGGGCCATGAGGGCCATGAGGGCCATGAGGGCCATGAGGGCCATGAGGGCCATGAGGGCCATGAGGGCCATGAGGGCCATGAGGGCCATGAGGGCCATGAGGGCCATGAGGGCCATGAGGGCCATGAGGGCCATGAGGGCCATGAGGGCCATGAGGGCCATGAAAAATCTGCCGGGCCCCCGGCGCAAGCCGAAAATACCGGTCATTCCGCACACAACACCCATAAGTCCGTGGAGCCTGCGACCTATACCTGTCCGATGCACCCTGAAGTGGTCTCGGATGAATCCGGCTCTTGCCCCAAATGCGGTATGGACCTCGTCCCGCAAAGCGAGGCGGGGGATCACGGCCATCACGATCACGGGGATCACGCCGCCACGGCGCAGAAGGCAGAGACCTATACCTGCCCGATGCACCCCGAGGTGACCTCAGACAGCCCCGGCTCCTGCCCCAAATGCGGTATGGACCTCGTCCCGCAAGGCGAAGGCGGCGACCACGGTCATCATCACAAACACGGTCACGGTGATCACACCGCCGAGGCACAGAAGGCAGAGACCTATACCTGCCCGATGCACCCCGAGGTCACCTCCGACAGCGTTGGTTCCTGCCCCAAATGCGGTATGGACCTCGTCCCGCAGGGCGAAGGCGGCGACCACGGTCATCACCACAAACACGGTCACGGTGATCACACCGCCGAGGCACAGAAGGCAGAGACCTATACCTGCCCGATGCATCCCGAGGTGACCTCAGACAGCGCTGGCTCCTGCCCCAAATGCGGCATGGACCTCGTGCTGCAAGGCAAGGCGGGGGATCACAGCCATCACCATCACGGGCATCACACTGGTGGCGACGCGCAGGGCGGGCACTCGGGCCACGACACGACCGGAGAGCATGGCGGCGATGGTGGCCACGGTGGCCATGGCGCCCCCCCCGACATCCCCGGGATCGAGCCGCATTTCATGTCGATGGTCGATCTGACCGAGGGCAAACCGGTCAGCCCCGACGGGCTGATCATGGAGTGGATCGACGCACCTTTCGGGCCGTTTTTTCCGGGACTGCCCGGCGGGCTGGGGCTGATGCTGACGCTGGATGGCGACAGCGTTGCGCAGGCCAATGCGTCAAGCCTTGCAGCGGCCCCGCCCGCGCCGGGCTTTGCCGCGAAGGACCTGGCCGACCGGCTGGCCGCGCTGTCGCCACTGGCACCTGTCGCGCTGCGCGAACTGGCCTGCCGCGCGCTGGAGGATGCGGCCGGCACCGCGCCCGGCCCTGACGTGGCCAAAGCCCGCGCGGCGGCGATGGAACGCGAGCGGGTGGCCAGCCATCTGGGCTGGCTTGCCGACCTTGCCCGGCAAACCGGACTTTCGTGGTTGGAACGACGTGCCGCCACCTTGCAATGGGGGTTGCGCATGGCCGATGTGCAGGAGATCGCCCGCCGCGCCCCGGCGGTCCACGCCCTGATTGCGCGATACCGCCGTGCGCCGCTGTTGCGCGACAAGCTGGCCGGTATCGGGCGGATCGACCTCTCTGGCACCAAAATCAGCGGCCCGGTCGCGCGCGCCTCTGGCATCGAGACCGACGCGCGGGCCGGAGAGCCTGCCTATGGCGCGCTTGAATTTGCGACCCTTACCTGGGACGGCGGCGACGCCTGGGCGCGGCTGTTGCACCGTCTGGACGAGATCGGACAAAGCCTTGACCTGATCGCGCGCGCCGGGGCCATCGCCTTGCCCGCTGCGCCCGAAAAACTGCCAACAGACGGGCACGGCATGGCAAGCGTCGAAACCCCGCGCGGCAAAGCGGCCCTGCACCTGAATCTCACGGGCGGCGCAGTTGAAACCCTGCACCTGACGACGCCTTTCGCAGCACTCGCCGCCACAGTCGGGCCGATGACGCAACAGATGGAACTGGCCGAGGCGCTCAGCGCCATAGGCTCGCTTGACCTCGATCCCTGGGGGGGCGCTGCATGA
- a CDS encoding NADH-quinone oxidoreductase subunit H → MTIAIVLLALAVGCYLVAVFEGWAVHGRFSLTRPAISALALLGREQILPRTPDRLFFETGPILLLVAGLLSVAVIPLAPGLIITDLAIGALFLNAALAYVLVALIMAGWGPNGAYGMIGGWRFLGQFIAYAMLIVMPITAVAMRAESLSSTQIVLSQAALWNVFYQPIGFVLFVVAALGVAWLPPIDLPTGGGDLGGGVEAEYTGARLAVWRLARLVIIVALSGATVTFYLGGWLGPWLPGWAWTALKTLAVAAAMLTLGRHLPRLREARYLAVSWKLGISLALANIFLVGVIALVVPI, encoded by the coding sequence ATGACCATTGCCATTGTCCTTCTGGCGCTGGCCGTCGGCTGCTATCTGGTGGCCGTGTTCGAAGGCTGGGCGGTCCACGGGCGATTCAGCCTGACGCGCCCGGCCATTTCGGCGCTGGCCCTGCTGGGCCGCGAACAGATCCTGCCACGCACGCCCGACCGGCTGTTTTTCGAAACTGGGCCGATCCTGCTGCTGGTGGCCGGGCTTTTGTCGGTGGCGGTGATCCCGCTGGCGCCGGGGCTGATCATCACCGATCTGGCCATCGGCGCGCTGTTCCTGAACGCCGCGTTGGCCTATGTGCTGGTCGCGCTGATCATGGCCGGGTGGGGGCCGAACGGGGCCTATGGGATGATCGGCGGCTGGCGGTTTCTGGGGCAATTCATCGCCTATGCGATGCTGATCGTCATGCCGATCACGGCGGTGGCGATGCGCGCGGAATCGCTGTCGAGCACCCAGATCGTTCTATCGCAGGCGGCGCTGTGGAACGTGTTCTATCAACCCATCGGCTTTGTCCTCTTCGTGGTCGCGGCCCTGGGCGTGGCCTGGTTGCCACCCATCGACCTGCCCACGGGGGGCGGCGATCTGGGCGGCGGGGTCGAGGCGGAATATACCGGCGCGCGCCTTGCCGTCTGGCGGCTGGCGCGGCTGGTGATCATCGTGGCGCTGTCGGGTGCGACGGTCACGTTTTACCTTGGTGGCTGGCTGGGCCCGTGGTTGCCGGGCTGGGCCTGGACGGCGCTTAAAACGCTTGCCGTCGCTGCGGCTATGCTGACACTGGGCCGTCATTTGCCCCGCCTGCGCGAGGCACGCTATCTTGCCGTCAGCTGGAAGCTGGGCATTTCGCTGGCGCTGGCCAATATCTTTCTGGTCGGCGTCATCGCGCTGGTGGTGCCGATATGA
- a CDS encoding NADH-quinone oxidoreductase subunit J, which produces MSLATSLFLAFFGIAAVWFGVVVFRTHSMVRSAIALLFSQTAIGAMFLVMQAEFLGVLQIMMMATEMSVMAIFMVMFMMDPGGMGKMDMTHQKRLSLWAGGIGLIVALAVIWTAGWQGPVPEVPGADEQARMLGRELLGRSMFIFESAALMILTAMIAATMVAIAPQERDTP; this is translated from the coding sequence ATGAGCCTCGCCACATCCCTCTTCCTCGCCTTTTTCGGCATCGCGGCGGTGTGGTTCGGCGTGGTCGTGTTCCGCACCCATTCCATGGTGCGTTCGGCCATCGCGCTGCTGTTCAGCCAAACCGCCATCGGTGCCATGTTCCTGGTCATGCAGGCCGAATTTCTGGGCGTGTTGCAGATCATGATGATGGCCACCGAGATGAGTGTGATGGCGATCTTTATGGTGATGTTCATGATGGACCCCGGCGGCATGGGCAAGATGGACATGACCCACCAGAAGCGCCTGTCGCTTTGGGCGGGCGGCATCGGGTTGATCGTGGCGCTGGCCGTGATCTGGACCGCCGGGTGGCAGGGGCCGGTGCCCGAGGTGCCGGGTGCCGATGAACAGGCCCGCATGTTGGGGCGCGAACTGCTGGGGCGCTCGATGTTCATTTTCGAAAGCGCCGCATTGATGATCCTGACCGCGATGATTGCCGCCACCATGGTTGCCATCGCGCCACAAGAAAGGGACACGCCATGA
- the nuoK gene encoding NADH-quinone oxidoreductase subunit NuoK produces MIPELLIALSVGAALFGVGLYGALSQTNLVMIIMGVELVLAAALVNMVAFWRYLHPDVTAAKMFVLIVMAVMAVEMAVGFGIAIARFRSRGSVEMEEARELNG; encoded by the coding sequence ATGATCCCCGAACTATTGATTGCTCTTTCCGTCGGGGCGGCGCTTTTTGGCGTCGGGCTTTACGGCGCGCTGAGCCAAACCAACCTGGTGATGATCATCATGGGGGTTGAACTGGTGCTGGCCGCCGCGCTTGTCAACATGGTGGCCTTCTGGCGCTACCTGCATCCCGATGTCACAGCGGCCAAGATGTTCGTGCTGATCGTGATGGCGGTGATGGCGGTTGAAATGGCCGTAGGGTTCGGCATCGCCATTGCACGCTTCCGATCCCGCGGGTCGGTCGAGATGGAAGAAGCGCGGGAGCTCAACGGGTGA